A single region of the Microtus ochrogaster isolate Prairie Vole_2 chromosome 2, MicOch1.0, whole genome shotgun sequence genome encodes:
- the Vps37d gene encoding vacuolar protein sorting-associated protein 37D: MYRARAARAGPEPGSPGRFGILSTGQLRDLLQDEPKLDRIVRLSRKFQGLQLERDACLASNYALAKENLALRPRLEMGRTALAIKYQELREVAENCADKLQRLEESMHRWSPQCALGWLQAELEEAEQEAEIQMEQLLLGEQSLEAFLPAFQRGRALAHLRRTQAEKLQEVLRRRERSAQPAPTTAAAAAAAATAMDPPKPFPAAAVLPTGAARGPPPAVPRSLPPLDSRPVPPLKGSPGCPFGPAPLLSPRPSQPEPPHR, encoded by the exons ATGTACCGGGCCCGGGCGGCGCGGGCGGGGCCGGAGCCCGGCAGCCCGGGGCGCTTTGGGATCCTCAGCACCGGGCAGCTCCGGGATCTGCTTCAAGATGAGCCCAAGCTGGACCGGATTGTGCGGCTCAGCAGGAAG TTCCAGGGTCTGCAGCTGGAGCGGGATGCCTGCTTGGCCTCTAACTACGCGCTGGCTAAGGAGAACCTGGCCTTGCGGCCCCGCCTGGAGATGGGCCGGACTGCCCTGGCCATCAAGTACCAAGAGCTCCGAGAGGTGGCTGAGAACTGCGCAGACAAACTGCAGAGACTGG AGGAGAGCATGCATCGCTGGAGCCCCCAATGTGCGCTGGGCTGGCTGCAGGCTGAACTGGAAGAGGCTGAGCAGGAGGCTGAG ATCCAGATGGAGCAGCTGCTGCTGGGGGAACAAAGCCTGGAGGCCTTCTTGCCAGCCTTCCAGAGGGGCCGTGCCCTGGCCCACCTGAGGCGGACCCAGGCAGAGAAACTACAGGAAGTGCTGAGGCGTCGGGAACGCTCTGCCCAGCCGGCTCCcactactgctgctgctgctgctgccgccgccaccgccaTGGATCCCCCGAAACCCTTCCCTGCTGCTGCCGTCCTGCCCACTGGGGCCGCCCGGGGACCACCTCCAGCCGTACCCCGGAGCCTCCCTCCCTTGGACTCCCGCCCAGTGCCCCCACTGAAGGGCTCCCCCGGGTGCCCTTTTGGCCCAGCCCCTCTGCTGAGCCCTCGACCCTCTCAGCCTGAACCCCCTCATCGGTAG